A stretch of DNA from Thermogemmatispora onikobensis:
GAAACAACCCGGAGTGTCTCCATACCCTTCAAGAAAATAATTGAGGCAGGCCCGAAAGGGCCTGCCCTCTGGCTCCTGCAAAAAAACGCTTTCCGCGCTTATATGCTACCGATTCTTCGCAGTCTGTCAACTCTCCAGGAACACTCAGGAGCTTGAGCGTCAGGACGTTTAGGTATCTAGACGTCCAGGCGCTCAGATGCCGGACACCTGCCCCAGACGGTCAGCAGCGTCCAGATGGCACAGAATTCCTCCTGCTGCATCTCAGCTACAGCCAACTGGTAGAGTTGCTCCACTTCCTCTTTACCCACCACACCCATCCTTATAAGGAAAGGTTTGATCTGGTTCAGGCCGACCAGGTAGTCTTTGAAGACGGGGTAGTACGCTTCTGTTCCCATCGACCACTCAATGGCGCTCGCGCGAAGGCGCACATCCATAAAGCCGGCCTGGCGCACCAGACGCGGCAGCACTGGGGTAATGCCAATGTGGCGGCCATCGGGCGAGAAACTTTGGCCAGCGCGTTTGAGCGCCTGAGAACCAAGCTCCATCAGCCGTTCAAATGCCGGGCTGGTACTAAGTGGTGGTTCTGTCTCTGTCAGCCGGATGACACCGCCAGGTTTGAGAAGACGCCGGCATTCGGCCAGTAGTTTTGGCCAGGCACCGGGTAGCATGAAAGCGCACATCAGCCGCCCATTGATCAGGTCGAAGGAGGCATCAGGAAAGTCAAGGGGCTGCATGACGTTCATTACCTGGAAATGGGCGTTCTCCAGGCCGCGCGACCACGCCTGAGTGCGGGCATGGTCAATAACCTGCGGGCTGATATCAACACCAATAATCTCAGATTTGGGGTAGGCAAAAGCCATCTCCAGCACCCAGCCGCCAGGGCCGCAGGCCAGATCAAGCACCCGGCTCCGCTCTGGCAGCTCCACCTCCTTTTCAGGGAGCACCCCCCCCATGCTGTCGGTGAGCAGCCGGTCCTGTTGCATCAGGCGGGCCAGTTCTGCTACATCCTCGGCGTTGAACACATAGGTGTTCTGTCCATCTCCTGGATCTGGCATCGTATACTCCTTTTCTAAAGTTGAAGATAGGGAAACAGCCTTGTGCAGTTCTTCATTGCCCTCCACCTGCAGAACGATGACAAACGGCCCCGTGCCAAA
This window harbors:
- a CDS encoding class I SAM-dependent methyltransferase; this encodes MPDPGDGQNTYVFNAEDVAELARLMQQDRLLTDSMGGVLPEKEVELPERSRVLDLACGPGGWVLEMAFAYPKSEIIGVDISPQVIDHARTQAWSRGLENAHFQVMNVMQPLDFPDASFDLINGRLMCAFMLPGAWPKLLAECRRLLKPGGVIRLTETEPPLSTSPAFERLMELGSQALKRAGQSFSPDGRHIGITPVLPRLVRQAGFMDVRLRASAIEWSMGTEAYYPVFKDYLVGLNQIKPFLIRMGVVGKEEVEQLYQLAVAEMQQEEFCAIWTLLTVWGRCPASERLDV